A stretch of Microbacterium sp. 4R-513 DNA encodes these proteins:
- a CDS encoding CDP-glycerol glycerophosphotransferase family protein, whose protein sequence is MGLVSDARTATALLRKALANRTAVRDVRRTLDVRPEHPEHHYKVAVYFADGAVNMYQMRQWYKPLAELSKLWPVVVLSRSATGAQALLAEDAPPVEFVPTVRDLEAFLVTQDIRVVLYVNQNTRNFQMFRYGRRWHVFINHGESDKMYMTTNQYKAYDFAFIAGDAARERLSRVLWDFDLDTRTIQIGRPQADHYSGALPYTPDDRTVVLYAPTWEGDRPSAHYGSVRTHGEALVKALLETRRHRVVYRPHPRSGVVDPEYGAANQRIIAALAAANRSDPGAEHVYDDGPELGWQLAAADVAVVDISAMVYDRLAAGKPLLITRPVDPEAIVDTHGYLSSCEWLDASDAPGIVEETERVIRDPEAAARLTEWVTYYFGDTTPGAATRRFHEAIARLMADWETWHARTAADEPDDDADEEAELDD, encoded by the coding sequence GTGGGACTGGTCTCGGATGCGCGCACAGCCACCGCACTCCTCCGCAAGGCGCTCGCCAACCGGACAGCGGTGCGAGACGTCCGAAGGACTCTGGACGTGCGGCCGGAGCATCCCGAGCACCACTACAAGGTGGCCGTGTACTTCGCCGACGGCGCGGTCAACATGTACCAGATGCGGCAGTGGTACAAGCCGCTCGCCGAGCTCTCGAAGCTGTGGCCCGTCGTGGTGCTCAGCCGCTCGGCCACGGGTGCGCAGGCACTTCTCGCCGAGGACGCTCCGCCGGTCGAGTTCGTGCCGACGGTGCGCGATCTTGAGGCGTTCCTCGTCACGCAGGACATCCGCGTCGTGCTCTACGTCAATCAGAACACCCGCAATTTCCAGATGTTCCGGTACGGCCGGCGCTGGCACGTGTTCATCAACCACGGCGAGTCCGACAAGATGTACATGACGACGAACCAGTACAAGGCGTACGACTTCGCCTTCATCGCGGGGGATGCCGCTCGCGAGCGTCTGTCGCGCGTGCTGTGGGACTTCGACCTCGACACGCGCACGATCCAGATCGGCCGCCCGCAGGCGGACCACTACTCCGGGGCTCTGCCGTACACGCCCGATGACCGGACGGTCGTGCTCTACGCGCCGACGTGGGAGGGCGACCGGCCCTCGGCGCACTACGGATCGGTGCGGACGCACGGCGAAGCGCTCGTGAAGGCGCTGCTCGAGACGCGACGTCATCGCGTCGTGTACCGCCCGCACCCGCGCTCGGGTGTGGTCGACCCGGAATACGGCGCTGCGAACCAGCGGATCATCGCCGCCCTCGCGGCGGCGAACCGCTCCGACCCGGGTGCGGAGCACGTCTACGACGACGGGCCGGAACTCGGCTGGCAGCTCGCTGCGGCCGATGTCGCCGTGGTCGACATCTCGGCGATGGTCTACGACCGCCTGGCGGCAGGGAAGCCCCTGCTGATCACGCGCCCCGTCGATCCCGAGGCTATCGTCGACACGCACGGGTACCTCTCGTCGTGCGAATGGCTCGACGCGTCAGATGCGCCGGGGATCGTCGAAGAGACCGAGCGAGTGATCCGCGATCCCGAAGCTGCGGCGCGGCTCACGGAGTGGGTGACCTACTACTTCGGCGACACGACGCCGGGTGCCGCCACCCGACGCTTCCATGAGGCCATCGCCCGTCTCATGGCCGATTGGGAGACGTGGCACGCCCGCACCGCTGCCGACGAGCCGGACGACGACGCGGACGAAGAGGCCGAGCTCGACGACTGA
- a CDS encoding phosphotransferase, with product MDSTLACLAAWMPRQRWYAAKARLPSLRLAAWWDLPAEDCTVRTFLVADEGALPVVLYQVPVVARATSSVDANPDHIIGSPEPGTTFIDGPFDPAYSTALLALISNGGRAGGPGTVVTGHPSHQLDLSSTRSATVLAGEQSNTSLIYRADDGSTPIIAKVFRQLHPGLNPDIELTTALAAAGSPHVPPAVGSVEGEWPDGATSHGTTRGSLAFAQEFLPGVEDAWRVALRAAASGEDFADRAHALGEATANVHVSLAQLFPTHDPQTADREATAATWRRRLAIAMAEVPAIAERKHAIEEVYERAWDASWPPLQRIHGDYHLGQVLHDPVRGWVLLDFEGEPLRPMAERTQPDLALRDVAGMLRSFDYVAGSIRLDHPDRSPEAVAEWVRAARQGFEEGYAGVSGVDLAEQRDLLSALELDKAVYEAIYESRNRPTWVTIPLRAIARLVERSAVG from the coding sequence ATGGACAGCACGTTGGCGTGCCTCGCCGCGTGGATGCCGCGGCAGCGCTGGTATGCGGCGAAGGCGAGGCTCCCGAGCCTCCGGCTCGCCGCATGGTGGGACCTGCCCGCAGAGGACTGCACGGTGCGGACGTTCCTCGTCGCCGACGAGGGGGCGCTGCCGGTCGTGCTCTACCAGGTGCCGGTCGTGGCACGAGCGACGTCGTCGGTCGACGCGAATCCGGATCACATCATCGGCAGCCCGGAGCCCGGCACGACGTTCATCGACGGCCCCTTCGACCCGGCTTATTCGACGGCACTCCTCGCGCTCATCTCGAACGGCGGACGCGCGGGCGGACCCGGCACGGTGGTGACGGGCCATCCCTCCCACCAGCTCGACCTCAGCAGCACGCGTTCCGCGACCGTCCTCGCCGGCGAGCAGTCCAACACGTCGCTCATCTATCGCGCCGACGACGGCTCGACGCCGATCATCGCGAAGGTCTTCCGACAGCTGCATCCCGGGCTCAACCCCGACATCGAGCTCACGACGGCTCTCGCCGCAGCGGGCTCCCCACACGTTCCGCCCGCGGTCGGATCCGTCGAAGGCGAGTGGCCCGACGGCGCGACGTCCCACGGCACGACCCGCGGCTCGCTGGCCTTCGCGCAGGAGTTCCTGCCCGGCGTCGAGGATGCCTGGCGCGTCGCGCTGCGCGCCGCGGCGAGCGGCGAGGACTTCGCGGACCGCGCGCACGCCCTCGGCGAGGCCACCGCGAACGTGCATGTCTCGCTCGCTCAGCTGTTCCCGACGCACGACCCGCAGACCGCCGACCGTGAGGCGACGGCCGCAACCTGGCGACGGCGCCTCGCGATCGCGATGGCCGAGGTGCCGGCCATCGCCGAGCGGAAGCATGCGATCGAGGAGGTCTACGAGCGGGCGTGGGATGCCTCATGGCCGCCGCTGCAGCGGATCCACGGCGACTACCACCTCGGCCAGGTGCTGCACGACCCCGTCCGTGGCTGGGTGCTCCTCGACTTCGAGGGCGAGCCCCTGCGTCCCATGGCGGAGCGGACGCAGCCGGATCTGGCGCTTCGCGATGTCGCCGGCATGCTCCGGTCGTTCGACTACGTCGCCGGGTCCATCCGCCTGGACCACCCCGACCGCTCCCCCGAAGCGGTCGCGGAGTGGGTTCGCGCCGCGCGGCAGGGCTTCGAGGAGGGATATGCGGGCGTGTCCGGCGTGGACCTCGCCGAGCAGCGCGACCTCCTGAGCGCCCTCGAGCTCGACAAGGCGGTCTACGAGGCGATCTACGAGTCGCGCAATCGGCCGACCTGGGTGACGATCCCCCTGCGGGCGATCGCACGCCTCGTCGAGCGGTCGGCGGTCGGCTGA
- a CDS encoding NTP transferase domain-containing protein codes for MTLQTVILAAGMGSRLGRSLPKPLTELSDGRSIMRQQHDNIRAAFGAEARITTVVGYRAETIVEAFPDVDYVYNDRYDQTNTSKSLLRALTTTGRSGVLWMNGDVVFDPRVLGRAIALIERDQSFVTVNTSKVSDEEVKYTTSPEGFIRELSKTVVGGIGEAVGINYISSADKKAFIRQLTRVDDQDYFERGLELAIVEDGLRLQPLDISDLYAVEVDFAEDLERANLFV; via the coding sequence TTGACTCTTCAGACCGTCATTCTCGCGGCCGGCATGGGCTCACGACTGGGCCGCAGCCTGCCCAAGCCCCTCACCGAGCTGAGCGACGGCCGCAGCATCATGCGGCAGCAGCACGACAACATCCGCGCGGCTTTCGGCGCCGAGGCCCGCATCACGACTGTCGTCGGCTACCGCGCTGAGACCATCGTCGAGGCGTTCCCCGACGTCGACTACGTCTACAACGACCGCTACGACCAGACCAACACGTCGAAGAGCCTCCTCCGCGCGCTCACCACGACGGGCCGCAGCGGCGTGCTGTGGATGAACGGCGACGTCGTCTTCGACCCGCGCGTCCTGGGGCGGGCCATCGCCCTCATCGAGCGCGATCAGTCCTTCGTGACGGTCAACACGTCGAAGGTCAGCGACGAAGAGGTCAAGTACACGACGTCGCCCGAGGGCTTCATCCGGGAGCTGTCCAAGACGGTGGTCGGAGGCATCGGCGAGGCCGTCGGCATCAACTACATCTCGAGCGCCGACAAGAAGGCGTTCATCCGCCAGCTCACGCGCGTCGACGACCAGGACTACTTCGAGCGCGGCCTGGAGCTCGCGATCGTCGAGGACGGCCTGCGTCTGCAGCCCCTCGACATCTCCGACCTCTACGCCGTCGAAGTCGACTTCGCGGAAGACCTCGAGCGCGCCAACCTCTTCGTCTGA
- a CDS encoding ATP-binding cassette domain-containing protein, with the protein MPRDAFPDDPEGATGEGRAAPVVPLPSGADAPRPRPSGRGKKPRRPSHGRTKKPAVADPGPPPPLPPDLVDAPVVPPVPALPEDLTIPPKPPLPAAPETPQSQVVEAAHKVIQEPEPEVVAAEPEPEVVAEPEVVNDLAVVAPEVVEPPASAPEEPVEPSASAPEEPAAVADSDAPDPFAASVVLDGAPETATAALTLRGVTKAFGDTRAVDGVDLTVPAGTFYGLVGPNGAGKTTTLSLIAGLLRPDRGSIQVAGVDAGAHPTQAKRLMGVLPDRLRTFDRLTGRQLLYYYGVLRGLPSATVESRIADLARAFDLTDALGRTVADYSAGMLKKVMLAGALIHSPRLLVLDEPFEAVDPVSSAVILDILSAYVAHGGTVILSSHGMEFVERVCSRVAVMVAGQVLAEGTVDEVRGELTLEQRFIELAGGLSDVEGLEWLHTFSD; encoded by the coding sequence GTGCCACGCGACGCCTTCCCGGACGATCCGGAGGGTGCGACCGGCGAGGGTCGGGCCGCCCCGGTCGTTCCGCTCCCGTCAGGCGCAGATGCACCTCGCCCGCGGCCGTCCGGGCGGGGCAAGAAGCCGCGTCGGCCGTCCCACGGACGCACGAAGAAGCCGGCCGTCGCCGATCCCGGACCGCCGCCCCCGCTGCCGCCCGACCTCGTCGACGCTCCCGTGGTGCCGCCGGTTCCGGCGCTGCCGGAAGATCTGACGATCCCGCCGAAGCCACCGCTTCCCGCGGCTCCCGAAACGCCGCAGTCGCAGGTGGTCGAAGCCGCGCACAAGGTCATTCAGGAGCCTGAGCCCGAGGTCGTCGCCGCCGAGCCAGAGCCCGAGGTCGTCGCCGAACCTGAGGTCGTCAACGACCTGGCGGTCGTCGCCCCCGAGGTCGTCGAGCCCCCGGCATCCGCGCCAGAAGAACCAGTCGAGCCCTCGGCATCCGCGCCAGAAGAACCCGCAGCGGTCGCCGACAGCGACGCGCCTGACCCGTTCGCGGCATCCGTCGTCCTCGACGGCGCGCCGGAAACGGCGACGGCAGCCCTCACGCTCCGGGGCGTGACGAAGGCGTTCGGCGACACGCGAGCCGTCGACGGGGTCGACCTCACCGTACCCGCCGGGACCTTCTACGGTCTCGTCGGCCCGAACGGCGCCGGCAAGACCACGACCCTGTCGCTCATCGCGGGGCTGCTCCGACCCGACCGTGGCTCCATCCAGGTCGCCGGTGTCGACGCAGGAGCCCACCCGACGCAGGCCAAGCGCCTGATGGGCGTGCTTCCCGACCGCCTGCGCACCTTCGATCGGCTCACGGGGCGGCAGCTGCTCTACTACTACGGCGTGCTGCGCGGCCTGCCGTCGGCGACGGTCGAGAGCCGCATCGCCGACCTCGCCCGGGCCTTCGATCTCACCGACGCACTCGGCCGCACCGTCGCGGACTACTCCGCGGGCATGCTCAAAAAGGTCATGCTGGCGGGCGCCCTCATCCACTCCCCGCGCCTCCTCGTCCTCGACGAGCCGTTCGAGGCGGTCGACCCGGTGTCCAGCGCCGTGATCCTCGACATCCTCTCGGCGTACGTCGCGCACGGCGGAACCGTCATCCTGTCGAGCCACGGCATGGAGTTCGTCGAGCGGGTCTGCTCGCGCGTCGCGGTGATGGTCGCGGGACAGGTGCTCGCCGAGGGCACGGTCGACGAGGTGCGCGGCGAGCTGACGCTCGAGCAGCGCTTCATCGAGCTGGCGGGCGGTCTGAGCGACGTGGAGGGCCTCGAGTGGCTGCACACGTTCTCCGACTGA
- a CDS encoding DUF3039 domain-containing protein: MSTPVEGPGQEGTGGLATLDRELEELIREESIEPGDHERFSHYVKKDKILESAITGKPVRALCGKKWTPGRDPEKFPVCPTCKEIYESLNG; the protein is encoded by the coding sequence ATGAGCACCCCCGTCGAAGGCCCGGGTCAGGAGGGGACCGGCGGTCTCGCCACCCTCGACCGAGAGCTCGAAGAGCTCATCCGCGAAGAGTCGATCGAACCCGGCGACCACGAGCGCTTCTCGCATTACGTGAAGAAGGACAAGATCCTCGAGTCGGCGATCACGGGCAAGCCGGTGCGCGCACTGTGCGGAAAGAAGTGGACGCCGGGCCGCGACCCCGAGAAGTTCCCGGTGTGCCCGACCTGCAAAGAGATCTACGAGTCGCTCAACGGCTGA
- a CDS encoding nicotinate phosphoribosyltransferase: protein MSTPRSTALHTDRYELTMLDAALQDGTAQRRCVFELFGRRLSGARRFGVVAGTGRLLSLIRDFRFGDDELRFLRDQRVVDASTLDFLEGYRFTGSITGYREGELYFPGSPLLTIEGTFAEAVVLETLALSVLNHDSAVATAAARMSVAAGERPLAEMGSRRAGEESAVAAARAAYIAGFGATSNLEAGRRWGIPTMGTAAHAWTLLHDTEEDAFRAQIETLGTDTTLLVDTYDIREGVRTAIRVAGTGLGGVRIDSGDLPTVAAEVRALLDELGATGTKITVTSDLDEYAIAALAASPVDSYGVGTSVVTGSGTPTAGMVYKLVARQASDGSWVAVAKASTDKGSKGGRKAAFRTLERGVATSELIAVSDGFEAVETELQHPDARALQVPFVVEGDIDTAYEGAQGVELAREHHARVREELPVRGLALSRSDPAIPTVYVDAVA from the coding sequence ATGAGCACGCCCCGGAGCACCGCGCTGCACACCGACCGCTACGAGCTCACGATGCTCGACGCGGCCCTTCAGGACGGGACGGCCCAACGGCGCTGCGTCTTCGAGCTGTTCGGTCGGCGCCTCTCCGGAGCGCGCCGATTCGGCGTCGTGGCAGGCACGGGCCGGCTGCTGTCGCTCATCCGCGACTTCCGGTTCGGCGACGACGAGCTGCGCTTCCTCCGTGACCAGAGGGTCGTGGATGCCTCGACCCTCGACTTCCTCGAGGGCTACCGGTTCACGGGATCGATCACGGGCTACCGGGAGGGCGAGCTGTACTTCCCGGGCTCTCCCCTGCTGACGATCGAGGGCACGTTCGCCGAGGCGGTCGTGCTCGAGACGCTGGCGCTCAGCGTGCTCAACCACGACTCCGCGGTCGCGACGGCCGCTGCGCGCATGAGCGTCGCAGCGGGCGAGCGTCCACTGGCCGAGATGGGCTCCCGCCGTGCGGGCGAGGAGTCCGCCGTCGCGGCCGCGCGCGCCGCGTACATCGCCGGGTTCGGCGCGACCTCGAATCTCGAGGCGGGGCGGCGGTGGGGCATCCCGACCATGGGCACCGCCGCGCACGCGTGGACGCTCCTGCACGACACGGAGGAGGACGCCTTCCGCGCGCAGATCGAGACGCTCGGGACCGACACGACGCTCCTCGTCGACACCTACGACATCCGCGAGGGCGTGAGGACCGCGATCCGGGTCGCGGGGACGGGGCTCGGCGGCGTGCGCATCGACTCCGGCGATCTGCCGACGGTCGCGGCCGAGGTGCGCGCGCTCCTCGACGAGCTGGGCGCCACAGGCACGAAGATCACCGTGACGAGCGACCTCGACGAGTACGCGATCGCGGCGCTCGCGGCATCCCCTGTCGACTCCTACGGGGTCGGCACGTCGGTCGTCACGGGCTCCGGCACGCCGACCGCCGGCATGGTCTACAAGCTCGTCGCCCGGCAGGCGTCGGACGGCTCCTGGGTCGCCGTGGCGAAGGCGTCGACCGACAAGGGCTCGAAGGGCGGGCGCAAGGCCGCTTTCCGCACCCTCGAGCGCGGCGTCGCGACGAGCGAGCTCATCGCGGTCTCGGACGGCTTCGAGGCGGTCGAGACGGAGCTTCAGCATCCGGATGCCCGAGCGCTGCAGGTGCCGTTCGTCGTCGAGGGCGACATCGACACGGCCTACGAAGGAGCGCAGGGTGTCGAGCTCGCCCGCGAGCACCACGCACGCGTGCGGGAGGAGCTCCCCGTCCGGGGGCTCGCGCTCAGCCGTTCCGATCCGGCGATCCCGACGGTCTACGTCGACGCCGTCGCGTGA
- the murI gene encoding glutamate racemase has protein sequence MNDAPIGIFDSGVGGLTVARAISAQLPRESMLYIGDTAHSPYGPKPIADVRRYALEVLDTLVDEGVKMLVIACNTASAAMLRDARERYDVPVVEVIGPAVRTAMSTTRNGRIGVIGTEGTIGSRAYQDMLEVNERLTVFAQACPRFVEFVEAGVTESSEVLAVAEEYLAPLRHADVDTLVLGCTHYPFLEGAISYVMGPEVSLVSSDTETAKDVYRQLVSRDLLAGRDAAPRHVYEATGASADEFLRLAHRLMGREVTDVRLVQTGAIDLVKGNS, from the coding sequence GTGAACGACGCTCCGATCGGCATCTTCGACTCCGGAGTCGGCGGTCTCACGGTGGCCAGGGCGATCTCGGCGCAGCTGCCGCGGGAGTCGATGCTCTACATCGGCGACACGGCGCACTCGCCCTACGGCCCCAAGCCCATCGCCGACGTGCGGCGCTATGCGCTCGAGGTGCTCGACACGCTCGTCGACGAAGGCGTGAAGATGCTCGTGATCGCGTGCAACACGGCGTCGGCTGCCATGCTCCGCGATGCGCGGGAGCGCTACGACGTGCCCGTCGTCGAGGTCATCGGTCCGGCTGTCCGCACGGCGATGTCGACGACCCGCAACGGCCGGATCGGCGTGATCGGCACCGAGGGCACGATCGGCTCGCGGGCGTACCAGGACATGCTCGAGGTCAACGAGCGCCTCACCGTGTTCGCCCAGGCGTGCCCGCGGTTCGTCGAGTTCGTCGAGGCCGGCGTGACGGAGTCCTCCGAGGTGCTCGCGGTCGCCGAGGAGTACCTCGCGCCGCTCCGCCACGCGGACGTCGACACCCTCGTGCTCGGCTGCACGCACTATCCCTTCCTCGAGGGCGCCATCAGCTACGTCATGGGCCCCGAGGTCTCGCTCGTCTCGAGCGACACCGAGACGGCGAAGGACGTGTACCGGCAGCTGGTCTCCCGCGACCTGCTCGCGGGCCGGGATGCCGCGCCCCGCCATGTCTACGAAGCCACCGGCGCCTCCGCCGACGAATTCCTCCGCCTCGCACACCGCCTGATGGGCCGCGAGGTGACCGACGTCCGCCTCGTGCAGACCGGTGCCATCGACCTCGTGAAGGGAAACTCATGA
- the rph gene encoding ribonuclease PH, whose translation MTDLVSTTLRADGRSVDQLRPVVIERGWSSQAEGSALISFGNTKVLCTASFTNGVPRWLTGKGKGWVTAEYAMLPRATNERNDRESVKGRIGGRTHEISRLIGRALRSVVDTKALGENTIVIDCDVLQADGGTRTAAITGAYVALADAIEWARGKKFVGQRSQVLIDSVAAVSVGIIDGEPMLDLAYVEDVRAETDMNVVVTGRGLFVEVQGTAEGAPFDKRELDRLLELGVNGCAELRDLQAAALAPGV comes from the coding sequence ATGACCGACCTCGTCAGCACCACTCTCCGGGCCGACGGCCGTTCCGTCGACCAGCTCCGTCCCGTCGTCATCGAACGGGGGTGGAGCAGCCAGGCCGAGGGGTCGGCGCTCATCTCGTTCGGGAACACGAAGGTGCTCTGCACGGCGTCGTTCACGAACGGCGTGCCGCGGTGGCTCACCGGCAAGGGCAAGGGCTGGGTCACGGCCGAGTACGCGATGCTGCCGCGCGCGACCAACGAGCGGAACGACCGCGAATCGGTCAAGGGGCGCATCGGCGGTCGCACGCACGAGATCTCGCGCCTGATCGGCCGTGCGCTGCGCTCGGTCGTCGACACGAAGGCGCTGGGCGAGAACACGATCGTCATCGACTGCGACGTGCTGCAGGCCGACGGCGGCACGCGCACAGCAGCCATCACGGGGGCCTATGTCGCCCTCGCCGACGCGATCGAGTGGGCGCGCGGGAAGAAGTTCGTCGGTCAGAGGTCGCAGGTGCTCATCGACTCGGTCGCCGCCGTCTCGGTCGGCATCATCGACGGCGAGCCGATGCTCGACCTCGCATATGTCGAGGACGTCCGCGCGGAGACAGACATGAACGTCGTCGTGACGGGCCGCGGGCTCTTCGTCGAGGTGCAGGGCACGGCCGAGGGGGCGCCGTTCGACAAGCGCGAGCTCGATCGCCTTCTCGAGCTCGGGGTGAACGGCTGCGCGGAGTTGCGCGACCTGCAGGCCGCCGCCCTGGCGCCGGGCGTCTGA
- the rdgB gene encoding RdgB/HAM1 family non-canonical purine NTP pyrophosphatase, whose translation MPQVVLATHNPHKVEEFQAIVAATRPDLEVVGYDGPEPVEDGTSFAENALIKARAAAAHTGLPALADDSGICVDVLGGSPGVFSAYWAGHAKDAAANLNLLLDQLSDIRDPHRSAQFVSTIALVVPAGAAGSAAGEHVVEGVWPGRLASAAAGSGGFGYDPIFVPDEQPTADERSVGEWTADEKNAASHRARAFRALVPLLEAL comes from the coding sequence GTGCCTCAGGTCGTGCTCGCGACGCACAACCCGCACAAGGTCGAGGAATTCCAGGCGATCGTCGCCGCGACGCGTCCCGACCTCGAGGTCGTGGGCTACGACGGCCCTGAGCCGGTCGAGGACGGCACCAGCTTCGCCGAGAACGCCCTGATCAAGGCCCGCGCCGCGGCGGCCCACACCGGCCTCCCCGCCCTCGCGGACGACTCGGGCATCTGCGTCGACGTGCTCGGCGGTTCGCCGGGGGTGTTCTCGGCCTATTGGGCAGGACATGCCAAGGATGCCGCGGCCAACCTGAACCTCCTGCTCGACCAGCTCTCCGACATCCGCGATCCCCACCGCTCGGCGCAGTTCGTGTCGACGATCGCGCTCGTCGTTCCCGCCGGCGCGGCGGGAAGCGCTGCCGGCGAGCACGTCGTCGAGGGCGTCTGGCCGGGCCGCCTGGCGAGTGCCGCCGCGGGGTCGGGCGGCTTCGGCTACGACCCGATCTTCGTCCCGGACGAGCAGCCGACCGCCGACGAGCGCAGCGTCGGGGAGTGGACCGCCGACGAGAAGAACGCGGCATCCCACCGCGCCCGCGCGTTCCGCGCCCTCGTGCCGCTCCTAGAGGCCCTCTGA
- a CDS encoding cation diffusion facilitator family transporter, with amino-acid sequence MHDHAHGVPAGIRGAGPRRLLAISLGITAIVMLVQIVGSVLSGSLALLADAAHMFTDAAALVIALIASSVAARPPDDRRTFGYQRAEVLGALVNGVILIVLAVWVAVEAVRRLMQPSEVEIAGGLMLAVAIVGLVANSISMWVLSAAQRTSINVRGAYLEVLGDMLGSAAVIVAAIVVLTTGWMQADAVASLLIAAMIVPRAIGLLREVVSVLAESSPENVHVREIRQHIVSTPGVVDVHDVHVWQLTRGAPVFTAHVVVDPETLRDGRSGEMLEQLQGCLSTHFDVEHSTFQLEPAGHVEHDAHL; translated from the coding sequence ATGCACGACCATGCCCACGGTGTCCCGGCGGGGATCCGCGGAGCCGGCCCCCGCCGCCTCCTCGCCATCTCGCTCGGCATCACCGCGATCGTCATGCTCGTGCAGATCGTCGGGTCGGTCCTGTCCGGATCGCTCGCGCTCCTCGCCGACGCCGCGCACATGTTCACGGATGCCGCGGCCCTGGTGATCGCGCTCATCGCCTCGTCCGTCGCGGCACGGCCCCCGGACGACCGGCGCACGTTCGGCTATCAGCGCGCCGAGGTGCTGGGTGCGCTCGTCAACGGTGTGATCCTCATCGTCCTGGCGGTGTGGGTCGCGGTGGAGGCCGTCCGCCGCCTGATGCAGCCGTCGGAGGTCGAGATCGCCGGGGGCCTCATGCTCGCGGTCGCGATCGTCGGCCTGGTCGCGAACTCGATCTCGATGTGGGTCCTGAGCGCCGCCCAGCGCACGAGCATCAACGTGCGCGGGGCGTATCTCGAGGTGCTCGGCGACATGCTGGGATCGGCCGCCGTGATCGTCGCCGCGATCGTCGTCCTCACGACGGGCTGGATGCAGGCGGATGCCGTGGCATCCCTCCTCATCGCCGCGATGATCGTGCCGCGAGCCATCGGACTGCTGCGCGAGGTCGTCTCGGTGCTCGCGGAGTCGTCGCCCGAGAACGTGCATGTCCGCGAGATCCGCCAGCACATCGTCTCGACCCCCGGCGTGGTCGACGTGCATGACGTGCATGTGTGGCAGCTCACGCGCGGCGCGCCGGTGTTCACCGCGCATGTCGTCGTCGACCCCGAGACGCTGCGGGACGGGCGATCCGGCGAGATGCTCGAGCAGCTGCAGGGATGCCTCAGCACGCACTTCGACGTCGAGCACTCGACGTTCCAACTCGAGCCGGCGGGGCACGTCGAGCACGACGCGCACCTGTGA